From Carettochelys insculpta isolate YL-2023 chromosome 3, ASM3395843v1, whole genome shotgun sequence, a single genomic window includes:
- the TMEM200A gene encoding transmembrane protein 200A, with product MIATGGVITGLAALKRQDSARSQHHINLAASPTSEEKKPVRRRPRADVVIVRGKIRLYSPSGFFLVLGVLIAFMGIAMAILGYWPQKEQFLGSEASLALNETQIITNHGGVIFRFLEQHLHSDKMKMLGPFTMGIGIFIFICANAVLHENRDKETKIIHMRDIYSTVIDIHSLRIKEQKQLNGAYTGLLGESEFKHSGNSCASRLAANTIAPFSDFRSNFRMDSSAEEDEIAINEDKNTSSLLPPLLMEHSGSIFGLYPHTSKTMDDKNSSSIKCETKSIVSSSISAFTLPVIKLNNCVIDEPSIDNITEDSEITRSQSRNLSMDSLAIPLTDTNESYKPASAMLPRNKSFVESPSTQFKSSVTLGPSTGKLLSPGAARKQFGSNASLHLLSAHSKSLDLDRGPSTLTVQAEQRKHPSWPRLDRSNSKGYMKLENKEDPMDRLLVPQATVKKDFTNKEKLLMISRSHNNLSFEHDEFLSNNLKRGTSETRF from the coding sequence ATGATAGCAACTGGTGGAGTAATAACCGGGCTGGCAGCCTTAAAGAGGCAAGACTCTGCCAGGTCTCAGCATCACATAAATCTTGCTGCATCACCAACTTCTGAAGAGAAAAAGCCAGTCAGGCGCCGGCCCAGGGCAGATGTCGTAATTGTCAGAGGCAAAATCCGACTTTACTCCCCATCAGGATTCTTTCTTGTTTTGGGAGTGCTCATCGCATTCATGGGAATTGCAATGGCTATCCTTGGATACTGGCcacaaaaagaacaatttttaggTTCTGAAGCCAGCCTAGCCTTAAACGAAACCCAGATCATAACAAATCACGGTGGAGTTATATTTCGTTTCCTTGAACAACATTTACACTCAGATAAGATGAAAATGTTGGGCCCCTTTACTATGGGCATTggaatctttatttttatttgtgcaaATGCCGTCCTGCATGAAAATCGGGACAAGGAAACAAAAATCATACATATGAGAGACATATATTCCACTGTAATAGACATCCACAGTCTGAGAATCAAGGAACAAAAGCAGTTGAATGGCGCTTACACTGGTTTATTAGGGGAAAGTGAATTCAAGCATAGCGGAAACTCATGTGCATCACGGTTGGCTGCAAACACAATTGCACCTTTCTCAGACTTCAGGAGTAACTTTCGAATGGATAGTTCAGCTGAAGAAGATGAAATTGCTATAAATGAAGACAAGAACACATCTAGCCTTCTACCACCTTTGCTGATGGAGCATTCGGGTTCTATCTTTGGACTTTACCCTCACACTAGCAAGACAATGGATGACAAAAATAGTAGCTCTATAAAGTGTGAAACAAAGTCAATTGTATCCTCCTCTATTAGTGCTTTCACACTGCCTGTAATTAAACTAAATAACTGTGTTATTGATGAGCCTAGTATAGACAATATCACTGAGGATTCTGAGATCACTAGAAGCCAGTCTAGAAATTTGTCAATGGATTCTTTAGCCATTCCATTAACTGATACCAATGAATCCTACAAACCCGCCAGTGCAATGCTGCCCCGAAATAAATcatttgtagaatctccatctacTCAGTTCAAGTCTTCTGTGACTCTTGGACCAAGCACTGGAAAACTTTTATCACCTGGTGCTGCCAGAAAACAATTTGGGTCCAACGCATCTTTGCACCTTCTCTCTGCACATTCTAAATCCTTGGACTTAGACAGGGGTCCCTCTACCCTCACTGTCCAAGCTGAACAAAGAAAACAccccagctggcccaggctgGATCGAAGCAACAGTAAAGGATACATGAAACTAGAAAATAAAGAGGACCCAATGGATAGGCTACTTGTACCACAAGCTACAGTTAAAAAGGACTTTACTAATAAGGAAAAGCTGCTTATGATATCAAGGTCTCATAATAATTTGAGTTTTGAACATGATGAGTTTTTGAGTAACAACCTAAAGCGGGGAACATCTGAAACAcgattttaa